One genomic region from Fictibacillus marinisediminis encodes:
- a CDS encoding MFS transporter yields MERWKRNMWVLWIGVFFTSASYSMVIPFLPLFLLQIGVHHHTEMWAGVLFSAAFLAGAISSPYWGLLADKYGRKPMIIRAGFSLFVIYTLTAFVNNPYELLVLRIMQGLLTGFIPGAIALIGTNTPKKNVGYALAMISTATASGGIIGPLLGGGISTLVGNRWSFASGGLLVLFSTILVIFMVTEENFTPSTTRGSVINDIRTATANRPFMIVLLLTMVTVCSLMTIEPVLPLYIQKLGGSVENISLLAGVIFSLPGIASILFGAFWGKLADKIGFRTVLIIGLCGGGLGTLAQMLFHGIWGFSIIRFMFGIFFCAVFPALNGLVVKLTPDDFRGRAFGLNQTANQIGGMLGPVLGGFIGGIFTIHIVFLVTGIFLLIATGIAWTSNWENTSKKRQEKFRSTSTSV; encoded by the coding sequence ATGGAACGTTGGAAAAGAAATATGTGGGTTTTATGGATCGGAGTTTTTTTCACTTCGGCCAGTTATTCTATGGTTATCCCCTTTCTGCCTCTGTTTCTTCTTCAGATTGGTGTGCACCACCACACTGAAATGTGGGCGGGAGTATTATTTAGTGCAGCATTTTTGGCAGGCGCCATCTCCTCTCCTTATTGGGGACTATTAGCGGACAAATATGGAAGAAAGCCAATGATCATTAGAGCTGGTTTTTCTCTTTTTGTTATTTATACGCTTACCGCCTTTGTGAACAATCCCTATGAATTGCTGGTTCTACGGATCATGCAGGGGCTTCTAACAGGATTCATTCCTGGAGCCATCGCTCTAATTGGTACAAATACACCAAAGAAGAATGTAGGATACGCCCTGGCAATGATATCGACAGCAACAGCTTCAGGCGGGATTATTGGACCTCTCCTTGGGGGTGGTATTTCCACATTAGTCGGAAACAGATGGTCATTTGCCAGTGGAGGATTATTGGTACTATTTTCTACGATTCTCGTAATCTTTATGGTAACAGAGGAAAATTTCACCCCAAGTACGACGAGGGGATCGGTCATCAATGATATCCGGACTGCGACAGCTAACCGCCCATTTATGATTGTCTTGTTATTAACGATGGTGACCGTCTGTTCGCTTATGACCATTGAGCCTGTCTTACCTTTATACATACAAAAATTAGGCGGATCTGTCGAAAATATTTCATTGCTGGCAGGTGTGATCTTTTCTTTACCTGGTATTGCAAGTATTTTATTCGGAGCGTTCTGGGGTAAATTGGCAGATAAAATCGGGTTCCGCACGGTTTTGATCATTGGGTTATGCGGCGGCGGGCTTGGTACATTGGCACAAATGTTATTTCATGGAATCTGGGGATTCTCCATCATACGATTTATGTTCGGCATTTTTTTCTGCGCGGTCTTCCCTGCTTTAAATGGTCTGGTTGTTAAGCTAACACCGGATGATTTTAGAGGCAGGGCCTTTGGACTGAATCAAACCGCTAATCAAATCGGAGGGATGCTCGGTCCAGTCCTTGGCGGTTTTATAGGTGGGATTTTCACGATTCACATTGTTTTTCTAGTAACGGGAATCTTCCTCTTGATCGCTACGGGAATCGCATGGACGTCAAATTGGGAGAATACAAGCAAAAAGAGGCAGGAAAAATTCAGAAGCACCTCTACCTCAGTATAG
- a CDS encoding D-2-hydroxyacid dehydrogenase: protein MKINKLLVVSPMYEELKTIIEKTIIEKEDLQKDFRFLPEEQMTQEDLAWADAYASFNLKSNFDYSSVKWVHSLGAGVDCFLYKKHWNEEVLLTRTICSFGQRIAEYCLSYLLKDVQLHEQFQELKHQKKWHPIPPQLLNKQKTMVYGTGEIGQTAAKIGMEVYGVSLSGKKKEYFKEVMTVDDHFSQLHEMNYILNTLPLTEKTANFFDGQLFHHLTNAGFINVGRGASVVNDALIHALDSGHVRFAVLDVFNHEPLPDDHPFWNHPQVHITPHISAVTTPEEGASCFVETLKMIEGNRMLHNKVDFKRGY, encoded by the coding sequence ATGAAAATAAATAAATTACTAGTCGTAAGCCCCATGTACGAAGAACTTAAGACTATTATCGAAAAGACTATTATCGAAAAGGAAGATTTACAAAAAGATTTCCGCTTTCTGCCTGAAGAACAGATGACGCAGGAGGATCTTGCGTGGGCTGATGCTTATGCATCCTTTAATTTGAAGTCCAATTTTGACTACAGTTCTGTAAAATGGGTGCATTCCCTGGGAGCGGGTGTTGACTGTTTTTTATACAAAAAACACTGGAATGAAGAGGTGTTATTAACCAGAACCATTTGTTCCTTTGGACAAAGAATTGCCGAGTATTGCTTGAGCTACTTACTTAAGGATGTACAGTTACATGAGCAATTTCAAGAATTAAAGCATCAAAAAAAATGGCATCCCATTCCACCTCAATTATTAAATAAACAAAAAACCATGGTTTATGGAACCGGTGAGATCGGCCAAACGGCTGCAAAAATTGGGATGGAAGTCTATGGGGTTTCTTTAAGCGGGAAGAAAAAAGAATATTTTAAAGAGGTTATGACTGTTGATGACCATTTTTCACAGTTACATGAAATGAACTACATCCTTAATACTTTACCGTTGACCGAAAAAACAGCCAATTTCTTTGATGGGCAACTCTTTCATCATTTAACGAATGCGGGTTTTATAAATGTAGGAAGAGGTGCATCGGTTGTTAATGATGCGCTGATTCATGCTCTAGATTCAGGTCATGTCAGATTTGCTGTTCTTGATGTATTTAACCATGAGCCGCTGCCAGACGACCACCCATTTTGGAATCATCCCCAAGTTCATATTACTCCCCATATCTCAGCAGTTACCACACCTGAGGAGGGTGCATCCTGTTTTGTGGAAACACTAAAAATGATTGAAGGAAACAGGATGCTACATAATAAGGTTGATTTTAAAAGAGGGTATTAA
- a CDS encoding AtuA-related protein encodes MKLKEIAHSRTGDKGNISNVSVIVYEMGDYEKVKKSITAERVKEFFQEIVKGDVIRYELPKIGALNFVMDNALGGGVTRSLSLDRHGKSLSSALMDMEIVL; translated from the coding sequence TTGAAACTAAAGGAAATCGCCCATTCAAGAACTGGAGATAAAGGTAATATCTCGAATGTTTCTGTCATCGTTTATGAAATGGGTGATTATGAGAAGGTGAAAAAATCTATAACCGCAGAGCGGGTAAAAGAATTTTTTCAGGAAATTGTAAAGGGAGACGTTATTCGATATGAACTCCCTAAGATCGGTGCTTTAAACTTTGTTATGGATAACGCATTAGGAGGGGGTGTGACTCGTTCCCTTTCATTAGATCGCCATGGGAAAAGTTTGAGTTCAGCGCTGATGGATATGGAAATCGTTCTATAA
- a CDS encoding acyclic terpene utilization AtuA family protein — translation MRTIRIGAGAGYAGDRIEPAVELMKKGHLDYIIFECLAERTIALAQQEKLKDSDKGYNRLLEYRMDKILPLCAGSHIKVITNMGAANPLSAAKAVKAMAQERGIRNLKIAAVTGDDVYSNIEQYLDLPVMETGEKLKEIQTHIISANAYIGMEGIVRALKEDADIVITGRVSDPSLTVGPLMYEFGWEITDYERLGKATAAGHLLECGAQVTGGYFADPGYKEVEDLWNVGFPIAEINEDGDITLTKLDEAGGVVSTSTVKEQLVYEIHDPARYLTPDVIADFSQIEVEETSSDHVFVKGASGKKKSGFYKTSVGYKDGFIVEAEISYGGSGCLNRAKLSEEIIRKRIDHRDIKIQDLSIDFIGVSSLYGESISSLSSENITPSEVRLRIAARSSEEKEALAIGQEVEALYTNGPAGGGGVRVNIQDIVSIASILIPESDIQIDVEYEEV, via the coding sequence GTGAGGACGATAAGGATTGGTGCAGGTGCAGGCTATGCAGGCGACCGGATTGAGCCTGCCGTTGAATTGATGAAAAAAGGGCATTTGGATTATATCATTTTTGAATGTTTGGCTGAACGAACCATTGCCTTAGCTCAACAAGAAAAATTGAAGGATTCAGATAAGGGTTACAACCGATTACTGGAGTACCGAATGGATAAAATATTGCCCTTGTGTGCTGGAAGCCATATTAAAGTGATTACGAATATGGGAGCTGCCAATCCATTATCAGCAGCGAAAGCGGTCAAAGCAATGGCACAGGAACGAGGAATCCGCAACCTGAAAATTGCTGCTGTTACAGGGGATGACGTGTATTCGAACATCGAGCAGTATTTAGACTTACCCGTTATGGAAACCGGGGAGAAGCTGAAAGAAATTCAAACACACATTATTTCGGCGAACGCTTATATCGGCATGGAGGGAATCGTTAGGGCTTTAAAAGAAGATGCTGATATCGTGATAACGGGCCGAGTCTCTGACCCTTCTCTGACGGTCGGTCCGTTAATGTATGAATTCGGCTGGGAGATAACGGATTACGAACGACTGGGAAAAGCAACCGCTGCAGGCCATTTACTGGAATGCGGCGCCCAGGTCACAGGAGGCTACTTTGCTGATCCAGGCTATAAAGAAGTGGAAGACCTATGGAATGTCGGGTTTCCAATCGCTGAAATTAATGAGGATGGAGATATTACTTTAACTAAGCTTGATGAAGCAGGCGGGGTTGTATCGACGAGTACGGTAAAAGAACAATTGGTATATGAAATTCATGATCCCGCGAGGTATTTAACTCCTGATGTGATCGCGGATTTTTCTCAAATTGAAGTGGAGGAGACGTCTTCTGATCATGTGTTTGTGAAAGGAGCGTCAGGAAAGAAAAAAAGCGGTTTTTATAAAACAAGCGTTGGGTATAAAGATGGATTCATTGTGGAAGCGGAAATCAGCTATGGCGGTTCAGGTTGCTTAAATAGAGCTAAACTGTCTGAGGAAATCATTAGAAAAAGAATTGATCACAGGGATATTAAGATACAGGATTTATCCATTGATTTTATAGGAGTGTCCTCATTATATGGAGAGTCAATATCAAGCTTATCAAGTGAGAACATTACACCTTCAGAGGTTCGTTTACGAATAGCGGCTAGGAGCAGCGAAGAGAAGGAAGCTCTGGCAATAGGACAAGAAGTAGAAGCCCTCTATACGAATGGACCGGCAGGAGGCGGGGGTGTACGGGTAAACATTCAGGACATTGTTTCCATTGCCTCAATTCTTATCCCTGAAAGTGATATCCAAATTGACGTGGAATACGAGGAGGTGTAA
- a CDS encoding HpcH/HpaI aldolase/citrate lyase family protein, translating to MNGSRTWMFVPGSDEKKLQKAGSLSADVLIYDLEDAVSPDEKEMARSRVRKAIDLHGDKVNFVRINSYHSPYFYEDLTNVLSTGISGIVLPKAETCEQIVFLDRIISELETKRNMDSNQIKIVPIIESALGLHHAFEIASASPRVIRMAFGSMDFALDIQAELTKSGMELLYARSHLVIASKAAGIEAPIDTVYVDIKDSDGLLKETTLIKQLGFQGKLIIHPDQIELVNQVFAPTKEEIEEAERLVKAFERSLVNGSGVLQLDGKMVDLPIVDRARRILQSAGVHSS from the coding sequence TTGAATGGATCTCGAACATGGATGTTTGTTCCTGGGTCTGATGAAAAGAAATTACAAAAGGCAGGCAGTTTAAGTGCGGATGTGCTGATCTATGATCTGGAGGATGCCGTGTCTCCAGATGAAAAAGAAATGGCCAGATCAAGAGTGAGAAAAGCAATTGATCTTCATGGAGACAAAGTGAATTTTGTAAGGATCAATAGCTATCATTCTCCTTACTTTTATGAGGATCTGACAAATGTGCTGAGTACTGGTATATCAGGGATTGTCTTGCCAAAGGCCGAAACCTGCGAACAAATCGTTTTTCTTGATCGCATAATCAGCGAATTAGAAACGAAAAGAAACATGGATTCAAATCAAATTAAAATTGTTCCCATTATCGAATCAGCTCTAGGGCTGCATCACGCTTTTGAAATCGCGTCTGCAAGCCCCCGTGTAATACGTATGGCATTCGGTTCCATGGATTTTGCATTGGATATCCAGGCGGAACTGACGAAAAGCGGAATGGAATTGCTCTATGCACGGTCGCACCTCGTGATTGCATCGAAGGCTGCAGGCATTGAAGCCCCCATTGACACGGTGTATGTTGATATAAAAGATAGCGATGGTTTATTAAAAGAAACCACATTGATCAAGCAACTGGGCTTTCAAGGAAAACTGATTATTCATCCTGACCAGATTGAGCTTGTTAACCAAGTCTTTGCTCCGACAAAAGAAGAGATAGAAGAAGCGGAACGACTAGTAAAAGCCTTTGAACGGTCATTAGTAAACGGCTCGGGTGTTTTGCAGCTGGACGGGAAAATGGTTGATCTGCCGATTGTAGACCGGGCTAGAAGAATATTGCAATCAGCAGGGGTTCATTCTTCTTAA
- a CDS encoding CaiB/BaiF CoA transferase family protein, with amino-acid sequence MLPLEGITVVTLEQAVAAPFASRQLADLGARVIKVERPCTGDFARHYDSAAKGMSSHFVWLNRSKESITLDLQQQEGKLILENILSEADVFIQNLKPGAVDRLGFCSDVLKEKYPQLIICGISGYGSYGPYKDKKAYDLLIQCETGVVSITGTEETPSKAGISIADIAAGMYAYSGILTALISRFKTGKGQVLEVSMLEALGEWMGYPLYYSKYGGSDPKRTGASHATIYPYGPFLAGDQKLVFMGIQNEREWANFCEVVLENPALKTDTSFNSNARRLANSGQLKEIIDSVFRSLSAETIISRLEKAEIANAHLNTVQEFVNHPQLKIRNRWRDVLSPAGTLKALIPPVTFEDLEPAMNPIPAVGEHTESILKEFGIDASTIDNYRTIGVL; translated from the coding sequence ATGCTGCCGTTAGAAGGGATTACAGTTGTTACACTGGAGCAGGCAGTAGCGGCCCCATTTGCTTCCAGACAATTAGCGGATTTAGGGGCACGCGTCATAAAGGTTGAGAGGCCGTGCACCGGGGATTTTGCCCGCCATTATGATTCAGCCGCCAAGGGCATGTCCAGCCACTTTGTCTGGCTCAATCGTTCAAAAGAGTCAATAACACTTGATTTGCAACAACAAGAAGGTAAATTGATTTTGGAAAACATTTTATCGGAGGCGGATGTTTTTATTCAGAATCTAAAACCTGGGGCCGTTGATCGGCTGGGATTTTGTTCCGATGTTTTAAAAGAAAAGTATCCGCAGCTGATTATCTGTGGAATTTCGGGATATGGATCGTATGGACCATATAAAGATAAAAAAGCGTATGACCTTCTGATCCAATGTGAGACAGGGGTGGTTTCGATTACAGGTACAGAAGAAACACCATCCAAAGCAGGAATATCCATTGCTGATATAGCCGCCGGGATGTATGCGTACTCTGGGATTTTAACCGCCTTGATCTCCCGTTTTAAAACAGGAAAAGGGCAAGTGTTGGAAGTTTCTATGCTTGAGGCCCTCGGAGAATGGATGGGTTATCCCCTTTATTATTCTAAGTATGGAGGATCTGATCCGAAACGAACTGGAGCAAGCCATGCCACGATTTATCCATATGGACCTTTTCTGGCAGGAGATCAAAAACTGGTTTTCATGGGAATACAAAATGAACGAGAATGGGCGAATTTCTGTGAGGTTGTCTTGGAAAACCCTGCATTAAAGACGGATACCAGCTTTAACAGCAATGCCAGGAGATTGGCTAATAGCGGTCAGCTGAAAGAAATCATTGACTCTGTATTCCGAAGCCTTAGTGCAGAAACGATTATCAGCAGGCTGGAAAAGGCTGAAATCGCTAACGCACATTTGAATACTGTTCAGGAATTTGTTAATCATCCACAGTTGAAAATCCGGAATCGCTGGAGAGACGTCCTATCACCGGCGGGAACGTTGAAAGCTTTAATTCCGCCAGTAACTTTTGAAGATTTGGAGCCGGCAATGAATCCGATACCGGCAGTAGGGGAACATACAGAGTCAATTTTAAAAGAGTTCGGCATTGATGCATCAACAATTGATAACTATCGAACAATTGGAGTTTTGTAA
- a CDS encoding CitMHS family transporter, giving the protein MAILGFLMIGTFLYLVMTKRVSVLIAFALVPIVFGLIGGFRLEMGEMMLEGVQKVTPTGIMIGFSILYFGLMIDRGLFDPMISRLIRFAKGDPLKIVMATAIITLIVALDGDGSATFMITITALLPVYKRLGMNPLILASTVALGAGVMNIIPWGGPLARAMVSLDATSSQLFNPIIPSMLAGMAWVVFVSYVLGKKERKRLGVVQWTNHHGKNAEEETAAALDMPATGLPKMFWFNLILTVVLITVLIMELMPVPVLFILAFALALIVNFPDVNRQNEQIAAHAKSMVLVCFTIFAAGIFTGVLSGTKMLDAMAVSMVSIIPDWMGPHLPTLIAVISMPLSLVFSPDAFYYGVLPILSESAASFGIDPLDIGRAALLGNATTGFPLSPLNPSVFVLLGLCKVDLGDLQKSVFFWAFGTTIVMTVIALITGAISL; this is encoded by the coding sequence ATGGCTATTTTAGGATTTTTAATGATTGGTACTTTTCTTTATTTGGTCATGACGAAACGAGTTTCAGTATTAATTGCTTTTGCACTCGTACCGATCGTATTTGGTCTGATTGGCGGCTTTAGGCTAGAAATGGGAGAAATGATGCTTGAGGGCGTTCAGAAAGTAACACCGACAGGCATCATGATCGGGTTTTCCATCTTATATTTTGGATTAATGATTGATCGAGGATTGTTTGACCCGATGATCTCACGGTTGATTCGATTTGCCAAAGGCGATCCGCTTAAAATCGTAATGGCCACTGCCATCATTACCTTAATCGTTGCTTTGGACGGAGATGGTTCTGCGACATTTATGATTACAATCACTGCCTTGCTCCCTGTTTATAAAAGGCTGGGCATGAATCCTCTTATCCTGGCAAGTACCGTAGCCCTTGGAGCGGGAGTCATGAACATTATCCCTTGGGGTGGACCGCTGGCAAGAGCCATGGTTTCACTGGATGCCACTTCTTCACAACTGTTTAATCCGATAATTCCTTCCATGCTTGCAGGAATGGCCTGGGTTGTGTTTGTTTCCTACGTACTTGGCAAGAAAGAGAGAAAACGTCTGGGAGTTGTTCAATGGACGAATCATCATGGAAAAAATGCTGAAGAAGAGACGGCCGCCGCTTTGGACATGCCGGCAACTGGTCTTCCAAAAATGTTCTGGTTCAATCTTATTCTAACGGTGGTTCTTATAACGGTTTTAATCATGGAATTAATGCCAGTACCTGTCTTATTTATCCTTGCTTTTGCCCTTGCTTTAATCGTGAACTTTCCTGATGTTAACAGACAGAATGAACAGATTGCTGCACATGCAAAAAGCATGGTCTTAGTGTGCTTTACCATTTTCGCCGCAGGTATTTTCACAGGCGTCCTTTCAGGCACAAAAATGCTGGATGCCATGGCGGTGTCAATGGTCTCCATCATACCGGATTGGATGGGGCCGCACCTTCCGACTTTAATAGCCGTCATCAGTATGCCGTTAAGCTTAGTATTTTCTCCCGATGCCTTTTATTATGGAGTGCTTCCGATTCTGAGCGAATCAGCAGCCTCGTTCGGTATTGATCCTTTAGACATTGGCCGCGCCGCATTACTAGGAAACGCTACAACAGGGTTTCCGCTAAGCCCATTAAATCCATCTGTCTTTGTTCTTCTTGGTTTATGTAAGGTGGATTTGGGTGACCTTCAGAAGAGTGTTTTCTTCTGGGCATTTGGAACGACCATCGTTATGACAGTTATTGCGCTTATCACCGGAGCTATTTCTTTGTAA
- a CDS encoding hydroxymethylglutaryl-CoA lyase, with product MNLPKRVEIMESGPRDGIQNEKTFIPTEQKLQLIHALGETGIKRMEATSFVSPKHVPQMADADVVYRNIDQKPDLQYLVLIPNKRGFELAREAGAKNLALVAGASETFNMKNVRMSVEESLHQLSLVVEEAKSEDMFVRFSIATSFHCPYEGIVAEETTLNMVKTLETLEVDEIVLCDTIGRANPHQVYQLFSKTLDLGTKAKVTAHFHDTYGFSKANSLAALQAGITSFDTAIGGLGGCPFAPGAAGNDSTEDFVFMLNEMGIETGIDFEKLMDCVILVKEMTERRLTGHLQQVRGGSLKQRV from the coding sequence ATGAATTTACCAAAACGTGTAGAAATCATGGAATCGGGGCCACGAGATGGCATCCAAAATGAAAAAACGTTTATCCCAACCGAACAGAAATTACAGCTCATTCATGCCTTAGGTGAGACAGGGATCAAAAGAATGGAGGCAACCTCGTTTGTATCGCCAAAGCATGTGCCGCAAATGGCAGACGCCGATGTTGTCTATCGAAACATTGATCAAAAGCCGGATTTGCAATATCTGGTCCTCATTCCGAATAAAAGAGGATTTGAACTGGCAAGAGAAGCGGGAGCTAAAAACCTTGCTCTTGTTGCTGGTGCAAGCGAGACGTTTAATATGAAAAATGTTCGGATGTCCGTGGAAGAATCACTGCACCAATTATCGCTAGTGGTAGAAGAAGCAAAAAGTGAGGATATGTTTGTAAGGTTCAGTATTGCCACCTCTTTCCACTGTCCGTATGAAGGGATTGTAGCAGAAGAAACAACATTGAATATGGTGAAGACATTGGAAACGTTAGAGGTAGATGAGATTGTTCTATGCGATACGATCGGCCGAGCGAATCCACATCAGGTCTATCAGTTATTCTCAAAAACCTTAGACCTCGGTACAAAGGCTAAAGTTACAGCACATTTTCACGATACATACGGATTTTCAAAAGCTAATTCATTAGCTGCTTTGCAAGCTGGAATAACCTCTTTCGATACTGCCATTGGCGGTCTGGGCGGATGCCCATTTGCGCCAGGCGCTGCAGGAAATGATTCTACCGAAGACTTTGTATTTATGCTTAACGAAATGGGTATCGAAACCGGAATTGATTTTGAAAAGCTGATGGATTGCGTAATTCTTGTAAAAGAAATGACAGAACGGAGGCTGACAGGCCACCTGCAGCAAGTGAGAGGGGGGAGTCTGAAACAGAGGGTATAG